A part of Chroicocephalus ridibundus chromosome 5, bChrRid1.1, whole genome shotgun sequence genomic DNA contains:
- the LOC134516241 gene encoding melanopsin-like — MGTQPHAVTKTEVPDHVLYTVGTCVLIIGSIGIIGNLLVLYAFYSNKKLRTPQNYFIMNLAASDFLMSASQAPMCFVNSLHGEWILGDIGCDLYAFCGALFGITSMMTLLAISVDRYLVITKPLRSIQWTSKKRTIQVIAVVWLYSLGWSVAPLLGWSSYVPEGLMISCTWDYVTYSAANRSYTMILCCCVFFIPLIIIFHCYLFMFLAIRRTGRDVQKLGSCSRKSYLSQSMKNEWKLAKIAFVVIVVFVLSWSPYACVTLIAWAGRGNTLTPYSKSVPAVIAKASAIYNPIIYAIIHPRYRKTIHNAVPCLRFLIRISKNDLLRGSINESSFRTSLSSHQSLAGRTKSTCVSSVSTGEATTDYTMMPESINCDDFINCKIHRLSLQYETWSDVELDPVEPAHKKLQPRRSHSFSTSVRQEKRDLIPKTCSCDAATAEKVSLSSGSLEKVLGRSVLRSPPAMLVTSSLKAASLPVGLNSNGVSRAGDSDASQMATQESQVDGVLGSIISNTVPRIIIIPTSETNLFQEELEEEETELFHFHDKKGNLLDLEGLSSSTEFLEAVEKFLS, encoded by the exons ATGGGCACCCAGCCACACGCCGTGACCAAGACAGAGGTCCCCGACCATGTTCTTTACACGGTAGGAACATGTGTGCTCATTATTGGCTCCATTGGCATCATTGGAAACCTCCTAGTTCTCTACGCGTTTTACAG CAACAAGAAGCTGAGGACACCCCAAAACTACTTTATAATGAATTTGGCTGCGAGCGACTTTCTGATGTCGGCTTCTCAGGCACCCATGTGCTTTGTCAACAGCTTGCACGGAGAGTGGATACTTGGAGATATAG GCTGTGACTTGTACGCTTTCTGTGGGGCGCTCTTCGGAATAACCTCAATGATGACTTTATTGGCTATTTCTGTTGACCGCTACCTTGTGATCACTAAGCCCCTGCGATCCATACAGTGGACTTCAAAGAAACGCACCATCCAGGTCATCGCTGTTGTGTGGCTGTACTCGCTGGGATGGAGCGTGGCTCCGCTCCTCGGGTGGA GTTCCTATGTGCCTGAGGGCTTGATGATATCCTGTACGTGGGACTATGTAACCTATTCTGCTGCAAACAGAAGTTACACCATGATTTTATGTTGCTGCGTGTTTTTTATTCCCCTGATAATAATATTCCATTGCTATTTATTTATGTTCCTGGCCATAAGACGTACTGGCAG agACGTTCAAAAGCTGGGGTCCTGCAGCCGGAAATCCTACCTCTCCCAGTCCATGAAGAATGAATGGAAACTGGCAAAAATTGCTTTTGTGGTCATCGTTGTGTTTGTCTTGTCCTGGTCTCCATATGCTTGCGTCACCTTGATTGCCTGGGCAGG tcGAGGCAACACCCTAACACCATATTCCAAATCTGTGCCAGCAGTTATTGCCAAAGCTTCTGCAATCTACAACCCCATCATATATGCAATAATTCACCCAAGATACAG aaaaaccATCCACAATGCTGTTCCCTGCCTGAGGTTCCTAATACGAATATCAAAGAATGACCTCCTGAGAGGGTCCATAAATGAATCATCATTCAGGACCTCTCTCTCCAGTCATCAATCTCTTGCTGGCAGGACCAAGAGCACTTGCGTTTCGTCAGTTTCCACTGGAGAAGCT ACGACTGATTACACTATGATGCCTGAGAGTATCAACTGTGATGATTTTATAAACTGTAAAATTCACAGATTATCCTTACAATATGAG ACCTGGAGCGATGTAGAGCTTGACCCTGTAGAACCAGCTCATAAGAAACTGCAGCCTCGACGGAGTCATTCTTTCTCAACAAGTGTGAGACAGGAGAAGAGAGACCTGATCCCAAAGACCTGCAGCTGTGATGCAGCAACTGCAGAAAAG GTTTCCCTCTCCTCCGGCTCTTTGGAGAAGGTGCTTGGGCGGTCAGTCCTACGCAGTCCCCCTGCAATGCTCGTGACCAGCTCCCTCAAAGCAGCTTCTCTGCCTGTTGGCTTGAATAGCAacggtgtcagcagagctggagactcAGACGCTTCACAGATGGCAACTCAAGAAAGTCAAGTTGATGGAGTCCTGGGTTCTATCATTAGCAATACAGTCCCTCGCATCATCATCATTCCTACCTCAGAGACCAACCTATTTCAAGAGGaactggaagaggaagagactGAATTATTCCACTTTCATGACAAAAAGGGCAATCTGCTGGACTTGGAAGGGCTTAGCTCATCCACGGAGTTCCTTGAAGCTGTTGAGAAATTTCTATCATAA